DNA from Brevibacterium sp. 'Marine':
TCGCCCACGCGGTCGCGAATGTCGTCTTGAGGTAGGTGACCTGGATGAGCGGCAGCGCACCGGCGCCGAGGAGGATGAGCACCCAGTGCTTCTTGATCGCCTCGAGTGCGGGGACCTTGACGACAGCGTCCTTCTGCTTGACGACCTTCATGTTCTCCGGCTCTTCGAGCTTGAGGCGGATGACGAGACCGATGACGATGAGGAAGATCGAGGCGAGGAACGCGATCCTCCAGCCGAAGAGGAGGAACTGCGGGGTCGGCATGAGTGCGAGGACGAAGAACATGCCCGAGGAGATGAGGTTTCCTGCCGGCGATCCCTGCTGGGCGAAGGCCGAATACAGGACGCCCTTGCCCTTCGGGGCGTTCTCGCTGGCGATGAGCACGGAACCGCCCCATTCGCCGCCGACGGCGATGCCCTGGAGGATGCGCAGGCCGGTGAGGAGGATCGGAGCGGCGATGCCGATGGTCGCGTACCCGGGCAACAGGCCGACGAGGAACGACGCCGCACCCATCATCACAAGGGTGACGACAAGTGTCTTCTTGCGTCCGTACTTGTCACCGAAGTGGCCGAAGATGATGCCGCCGAGCGGACGTGCGAGGAAGCCCGCCCACATCGTGACGAAGGAGAGCAGTGTGCCGACGCCGGCGGGCAGGGTGTCGGGGAAGAAGACGTGCCCGAACACCAACGCCGAGGCGGTGCCGTAGATGTAGAAGTCGTACCACTCGATGGTGGTTCCGATGAACGATGCGATGCCGGCTTTGCGGGCACGTTTCGCGGTGTTGACGGAGTCAGACATGCGATTCCTCTCAGGTGGAGCGTCATTGCGCCGACCGATGCCACGCGTTGCTGACGTGGTATAGGTGCTCGTTCACCGTAAGTTGCCCGTGTGGGCCGTGCAAACACTATTTGGTTATACCTTCATAACCCGCAGTGATGCTGGAGCTGAATTCCCTGATCTACTGCGGCCTACCGGCCCGTAGAGCGGGAGGGGAGAATTTTTGCTGATACCAGTCCCGAACACGCAGGAAGTCATTGTTGCCAGATGGGTATCAGAGTGCGAAATCGGGTTCGCCGAGGCGGCTGTGGACACCCGTGAGACGGGACTCGGTTCCTCAGTCGGCGACCGGGTCGGCGAGTGATTCCGAGGCGATGACGAGGGCGAGGGCGAGGTCGCCGATGAGTGTGGACTGATCCTCCCGGCGAACGGTGATCCACGCCTGCGGAGCATTCGGACGAGTGCCGACGCGGGTGAAGGTCAGTCGCTCATCGCCGTGGTAGCTGCGGGCCACCGGTGAGGGGACGAGGGAGACGCCGAGTCCGTGAGCGACCATCTCGACGGCGGCCGACCAGCTGGCCGTCCGATGGTGGATCTGCGGTTCGAAGCCGTGTGTGCGGCAGATGCCCACGACGGTGTCGTGGTAGATCGGGGATGCGCTCTTGCGGAAGATGACGAACGGGGAGTCGACCGCCTCGGCGATGGTGGTGATCGGCGATCCCGCCGGAGCGCACAGCCAGAACGACTCCCGGGCCGCCGGAGTGCAGACGACGCCGGGGTGCTGGAGAGGCATGTGGCCGCAGGCGATGTCGATGTCGTGGCCGAGCAGCATGTCCGACTGCGCCGCCGAGGTGGCTTCCTCGGTGGTGACGAGGATGTCCGGATGCGTCGCGGAGAAGTCCGTGATCGTCTGCGGCAGGCCACGGTGGAGGAAGGTGGCCACGGTGCCGATCGAGATAGACGTCGGTGCCCCGGTGTTCACGGCCGCCGCGTACTCGTTGAATCGATGGGCTGCCCCGACGGCAGACTTCGCATAGGGCAGCAGCGCCTCTCCCGCCGCGGTCAGCTTCGTCACGGGACTGCGATGGAACAGCGGTTTGCCGACGAAGTCCTCGAGCCTCTTGAGCTCGGCGCTCAACGCCGGCTGGGAGATGTTCACCGCGTCGGCGGCGAGCTGGAACTTGCCGTGCTCGGCCAGGGCGATGAAGTACTGGAGACGCTTGAGACTCGGTTCAGCCATAACCGAAGATTATCAGGGATAAGAGAAATGTCTTTGTCAATTGCAGATTCTCGGGCATACCGTCGAAGAAAGCATCAAAGGAGATTATCTTGCGTGAGACAGTTCCGTCGCCCGAGACGACGATGACCCCCGTTCCGGACAGCCACGGCATCGACAGGTTCGCCGACGATCGGTCGCTGAAGGACCTGCTGCCGCTCTACCTCGACGAGAAGCTGCTCGCGCACCTGCGCCCCGTGTTCGAGGACCTCGGGCCCCGCCTCGGGGCAGAGCTCGACGACCTCGCCCACGATGCCGACAACAATCCTCCGGTTCTCAAGCACCGCACCCGCAGCGGTGCCGATCAGCAGTCGATCGAGATCCACCCGGCCTACCGTCGCCTGCAGGAAGTTGCCTTCGGTGAACTCGGTCTGGCCGCGATGAGCCACCGGCCCGGTGTCCTCGGCTGGGACGAACCGATGCCGCCGATCGTCAAGTACCTCCTCGTCTACCTGTTCACGCAGGCGGAATTCGGACTGCTGTGCCCGGTGAACATGACCGACTCGCTCACCCGCACCCTGCGCAAGTACGGATCCCCCGAACTCGTCGAGCGGTTCATCGGCGGATTGACGAGCACCGATGTCGACACCCTCACCCAGGGCGCGATGTTCATGACCGAACAGGACGCCGGCTCCGACGTCGGCCGGGCGACGACGACGGCCGTCGACAACGGCGACGGCACCTGGGCGCTGACCGGAGAGAAGTGGTTCTGCTCGAACGCCGACGCCGAACTCGCCATGGTCCTCGCCCGACCCGAAGGAGCCCAGCCGGGCATCAAGGGCATCGGACTCTTCCTCCTGCCCCGCACGCTCGAGGACGGGTCGCCGAACTCGATGCGCATCGTCCGTCTCAAGGACAAGCTGGGCACCAAGTCGATGCCCAGCGGCGAGATCAGCCTGCAGGGAGCGACGGCCTACCTCGTCGGCGACATCGGACGCGGATTCGTGCAGATGGCCGATATGGTCAATTCCTCCCGCCTGTCGAACGCCGTGCGCGCGGCCGGCCTCATGCGCCGGGCCTTCGGGGAGTCGAAGTTCATCTGCCGCAATCGCGAAGCCTTCGGCTCGACCCTGAGCAAGCTGCCCCTGCAGCGACGCCAGCTCGCGAAGATCATGACGACCACGGAGCAGGCGCTGTCGATCTCCCTGCACACGGCCGCCGTCTTCGCCCGCGCCGATGCCGGGGATGCCGAAGCCGCCTCGGTGCTGCGCATCCTCACCCCGCTCATCAAGTTCCGTGCCACGCGCGACGCCCGCAAGGTCACCGCGGACGCGATGGAGATCCGCGGCGGCGTCGGCTACATCGAGGAGTACGGTGACGCCCGCGTCTTCCGCGACTCCCAACTCGGATCGATCTGGGAGGGCACCTCGAACATCGTCGCCCTCGACGTCATCCGCGCAGCTCATCGGGCGGGAACGCTCAAACCGCTGTTCCTGCACTTGGAGACGCTCATCGCCGAGGCGGCCGACCTCCCAGCCGCGTTCCGCCGTCAGGTCCAATCGTTGAGCTCGACGCTGCTGCACGCGCTCGAAAACACGCCCGAAGGCGTTGAGCAAGCGCGGGTGCGGCAGCTCGCGACCGCGACGTACAACCTCGTGTGCGCGTCCATCATGGCCTCGGAAGGTGCGCGGATCGGTGAGCGCCGCGGCGACTGGTCGCGCATCGTTATCGCCGCCCTGGTGCTGCGCCACAAACTGATGCCGCAGAACCCGCTCGTCCCCGTCGTCGAAGACGACGCTGTCCTCGACGCCCTCATCGACGGTGTCGGCATGGGCCGGGACGACGCGTTCGCGGCCGTCGAGGACATCCTCGGCGAGGATGGCTCCGGTCAGTCCGACGAGGATGGGACTGCGCGTTCCGGAGGAAGCGGACAGTGAGCGCGGGAGCACTCGCCGGGATCACGGTCGTCGATCTCTCGCGCATCCTCGGTGGGCCCTACTGCACGCAGATCCTGGCCGATCACGGTGCCGAGGTCATCAAGGTCGAGCCGCCGGCCGGCGATGACACGCGCACCTGGGGGCCGCCGTTCGTCGCGCCCGAGGTGTCGAGCTACTTCGCCGGGATCAACCGGAACAAACGGATGATCACTCTCGATCTGCGCACCGAGGCGGGACAGGATGCGCTGCACGGGCTGCTGGCCGGGGCCGACGTCCTCGTCGAGAACTTCAAGACCGGGACCCTGGCGAAGTGGGGGCTCGACCCTGTGTCGGACATTCCCGATCGTTACCCGCATCTCGTGCACGCGTCGATCACCGGCTTCGGCGATGACGGTCCGCTGGGCGGACGGCCCGGATACGACGCGATCATCCAGGCGATGTCGGGTCTGATGTCGGTCAACGGCGATGCGTCGACCGGGCCGATGCGCATCGGCATGCCCGCCGTCGACATGGTCACCGGGCTCAACGCGGCCATCGGCGTGCTCATGGCGCTGCAGGAACGAGTGACCAGCGGGCGCGGTCAACGGGTCGAGACGACGCTGTACGACTGCGGAATCTCCGTCATGCACCCGCATCTGCCGAACTTCTTCGGCGGCGGAGCCGTGCCGAAGCTGTCGGGCAACGACCATCCGAACATCGCCCCGTATTCGGCGTTCGCGACCGGGGCCGGGCAGATATTCATCACCGCCGGAAACGACGGACAGTTCGCCCGGCTCGTCGACCACCTCGGTGCTGCCGAGCTCGCCGAGGACCCGCGGTTCGTCGACAATGCGGCCCGTCTGGGCAACCGTGACGCGCTGCGGACCGAGCTCGAAGCGCTGATGGTTTCTGCCTCCGCGGAGAAGCTGTCCGAGGAGCTCATGAGCATCGGCGTGCCCGCCGGTCCGATCCTCGACGCCGCCGAGGTGGTCAAGCACCCGCATACCGCGCACCGCGAGATGGTCGTGGAGATGAGCGACGGCTACCGCGGGGTGGCCTCGCCGATCAAGCTCGCCCGGACCCCGGCAAGCTACCGGATCTCGCCGGTGCAGCCGGTGGCGGGGACGGGCGAGAACGTGAACGTCGAGCCGCAGGCGGTCCGGGAACAAGCAGCATCGGTTTGAGCGGGTGCAGTTCGAACGTGGGCAGATCTCAGTTGTCCGTCTGCTTCGGATGCGCGGTGTATACCTGCTCGAGGTAGACGGTGTGTCCATCCACGTAGTACCAGATCCGAGCGCTTCCTTTGAGCGTTGGTTTTGAGTTGCCAACGCTCAAAGGAAGATCCTCCTCGGACAATGTTGGCCAGCTCGCCCTTCAGCGGGTAACTGGTCGGTGTTGTTTCGAGGGGTGATCTGGTGAGAAAGTCCCAGGCATCGGCCATCGGTCCACGCATCGTGGCACAGAGATCGCGCCATGCTCTGCCGGCTTGGCGAGTGGCGAACCCCAGTTCGTACTCACTCTTCTTCGTTGGGCGTTCAACCTTCGACTCTTTCGCCATGTCGACTCAGGGGCGGGGAACGGCTGCGCCGTTGTCGAGCCAGTCGACCGGTTCCGAGCCGAGACCTGCGGCAAGCGCTTCCGCTGTTTCTCGCCACGAAGTGAGAGTGGAGGCAGCAAGGTGAGCTTGGCCGACTGAAAAGCTGGCGCGTGCGGCGTCGAGAACTTCACTGGCGCATTCGTGCCGGTCTGCCTCTGATAATGCGAGCATCCAAGGGAATTGGTCCGTCATGAAGTCAGTGAGGACTTCATCGTTGCGTGTGGCCACACCGATGAGCTGAGCGGCGATTTCCAGCAGCTGATTTCGAGCGCGGTTCTCTCGCTCAGACATGAGCACAAGTGGTTCCGCGTCTCGACGGGTCACAACCACTGGATGATCGGACGCCGCCGCGAATACTTCCGCGGAACCGCGGCTGAGCTCCGAGGACTTATACGAATTGCGAGCCTCTGTGGTCATGGTCCAATTCTAATTCAGAATACATTCTGAATTCAATGGATGATCGGCAACGCCCTCTTTGAGTAATGACGAGGGTGTCGTCACGTGGTTCCGTCCGAAATGTCGGACGGAACTTGATGCGGGCCACTTCCGCAATCTGGTTCAGCCGACAGAATGGATGGTGTAGTCAGAGCCGACAGCGCAGGGGAGACCACACCTCGGCGCGACGGCGAAGCGGCAGCCAAGCATCCGCCTCGTCGGACACAGCGACAAGGAGAATCCCATGACCACCAAGCCGTCGTTCACCCAGCACGATCCGTCCCGCGTCATCCGCGCCGACCGCGGAACCGAGATCACCGCGAAGTCGTGGCAGACCGAAGCGCCCAAGCGCATGCTCATGAACAACCTCGACCCCGAGGTCGCCGAGCGTCCCGAAGACCTCGTCGTCTACGGCGGCACCGGTCGCGCCGCCCGCTCCTGGGAAGCCTACGATGCGATCGTGCGCACCCTCGACGACCTCGAGGACGACGAGACCCTGCTCATCCAGTCCGGCAAGCCCGTCGGCGTCATGCGCACCCACGAATGGGCCCCACGTGTTCTCATCGCGAACTCCAACCTCGTCGGCGACTGGGCCAACTGGGAGCACTTCCGCGAACTCGAGGCCGAAGGCCTGATGATGTACGGCCAGATGACCGCCGGCTCCTGGATCTACATCGCCACCCAGGGCATCCTCCAGGGCACCTACGAGACCTTCGGCGCCATCGCCCGCAAGCGCTTCGACGGCACCCTCGCCGGAACCCTGACCATCACCGCCGGCTGCGGCGGCATGGGCGGAGCCCAGCCGCTGTCCGTGACCCTCAACGGCGGCGCCTGCCTCATCATCGACGTCGACAAGACCCGCCTCGACCGCCGCAAGGGCAAGCGCTACCTCGACGAGGTCGAAACCGACCTCGACACCGCACTGGCCAAGGTCATCGAAGCGAAGAAGAACAAGCAGGCTCTGTCGGTCGGGCTCGTCGGCAACGCCGCGGAGATCCTCCCGCTCATCCTCGACCGCCCCGAGGCTCCCGAGGTCGACATCGTCACCGACCAGACCTCGGCCCACGACCCGCTGTCCTACCTGCCGGTGGGCGTGAGCGTCGACGACTGGCACGAAGAGGCCGAGCAGGATGCGGAGAAGTTCACCATCCGCGCCGAGGAGTCCATGGCCAAGCACGTGAAGGCCATGGTCGAATTCCAGGACCGTGGCGCCGAGGTCTTCGACTACGGCAACTCGATCCGCGACGAAGCCCGCAAGGCCGGCTACGACCGCGCCTTCGAATTCCCCGGCTTCGTCCCCGCCTACATCCGTCCCCTCTTCTGCGAAGGCCTCGGACCCTTCCGCTGGGTCGCGCTGTCCGGCGACCCGAAGGACATCGAAGTCACCGACCAGGCGCTCAAGGAACTCTTCCCCGACAACGAACACCTCCACACGTGGCTCGACGCGGCCAACGAATACGTCGAGTTCGAAGGCCTGCCGGCACGCATCTGCTGGCTCGGCTACAAGGAACGCCACCAGGCCGGTCTGCTGTTCAACCAGCTCGTCGCCGAAGGCAAGATCTCGGCTCCGATCGTCATCGGTCGTGACCACCTCGATTCCGGTTCCGTCGCCAGCCCGTACCGCGAAACCGAGTCGATGTGTGATGGCACGGACGCCGTGGCCGACTGGCCGCTGCTCAACGCCCTGGTCAACACCTCCTCGGGTGCCACCTGGGTCTCCATCCACCATGGCGGCGGCGTCGGCATCGGCCGCTCCATCCACGCCGGACAGGTCTCCGTGGCCGACGGCACCGAGCTGGCCGCTCAGAAACTGGCACGCTTGCTCACGAACGACCCGGGCATGGGCGTCATTCGCCACGTCGACGCCGGCTACGACCGCGCCTCCGAAGTGGCCGAAGAGCGCGGCCAGCGCGTGCCGATGATTCCGGAACTGGACAAGCGCGACGAGGAATCCGCCGCGCAGTAAGGGCGCTGAATAGCACACAAAAAGTCGAGCAGCACAGTTTTGAAACTGTGCTGCTCGACTTTTTGTGTGCCGCGGCGACTCACCGATCGCGGGGAGTCGCCGAACGCGAGCAGTCGGCTGCGCCGCTGGAGCCTTGAGAGCCGCGCCTCTATTCGTCGAGGAAGAGGTCGAGTTCGAGGTCGTCGGGGCCGTGGCCGACCGAACCCGGCCGCGACGGATCATGCGCGTAGACGGAGAAGTCCGTGACGCCCTGAGCTTGCAGCACCTCGTCGTCGATGAAGAAATTGCCGGTGACCTTGCGCGGATCCGAGGTGAGGATCGCCCACGCCGCCTCGGCCATGATCTCGGGCTTGCGGCTGCGTGCCATGAGCTGCTCGCCGCCGAGGAGGTTGTTCACAGCGGCCGTGGCGATCGTCGTCCTCGGCCACAGGCTGTTCGCCGCGACTCCGGCTTCGCGCTGCTCTTCGGCCAGTCCGAGCGTGACCAGCGACATCCCGTACTTCGCCATCGTGTAGCCCAGGTGCCTGCCCGCCCACACGGGGTTGAGGTTGAGCGGGGGCGAGAGCGTGAGGACGTGCGCGGTGTCCGAGCCCTTCAGATGCGGCAATGCGGTCGTGGCCAAGAGATAGGAGCCGCGTGAGTTGATCGAGTTCATGAGATCGAACTTCTTCATCGGCAGGTCCTCGACCGGGGACAGGTCGATGGCGCTGGCGTTGTTGACGACGATGTCGATCCCACCGAATGTCTCGACGGTCTTCGCGACCGAGTCCGCCACGGAGTCGTCGCTGCGGACATCACCGATGATCGGCAGCGCCTTGCCGCCGGCCGCCTCGATCTGCTCGGCGGCCGTATAGATCGTGCCTTCGAGCTTCGGATGCGGTTCCGCCGTCTTCGCCAGCAGCGCGACGTTCGCCCCGTCGCGGGCGGCACGCAGCGCGATCGCCAGACCGATTCCACGGCTGCCGCCGCTCATGAGAATCGTTCGTCCGGCCAGTGAACGTCCGGGTTCTCCCTCGCCGAGGATGCTGGCAGTGCTCATCGTCCGTCTCCTTTGTCCGTGGTTCGATGATCGAGGTGGATAGGTCGCCAGGCTACCCGTCGCTCGCCCGCGTGCCCAGACTGCCGTCTCTGCCGACTGTCCGAAATATCGGACAATTATCTGCGGGAGAGGTTCTGCCCCGCCATCGTGCGGTCCATACTGAGAGGGAATCATTCTCGATCGGAAAGGCCCGACTCGCCATGCAGCTCATCACCGGCATCAGCGAACTCGTCGTCAACGACCTCGCCACGCTCGGCGAGCTGGGCGTCATCACCGATGCCGCGCTGCTCATCGATGACGGTCGGATCATCTGGTCGGGATCGTCCGCTGAGGCGGACACGGCAGCAGGGAGCCACTTCGGTGATGGGGGACGCAGCCTCAACGACGATGACATCGCCAACGGGGAAGTCACCTCGGCGAATGACCTCAGCGGACTCGAGACGATCGACCTCGGCGGCAAAGCCGTCATCCCCGGCTTCGTCGACAGCCACAACCACCTCATCTTCGCCGGTGACCGGTCAGAGGAATTCGCGGCTCGCATGGCCGGGCAGAAATACTCGGCCGGGGGCATCGCCACCACCGTGGCCGCCACCCGCGCCGCCAGCGAAGCCGAACTCGAAGCCAACCTCGTCCACCTGCTCGACCAGGCGAAGCGGCAGGGAACGACGACGTTCGAGATCAAATCCGGGTACGGACTGACCGTGGCCGACGAGATCCAGGCCCTCGACATCATCAACCGGCACACCGAGGAATCGACCCTCATCGCCGCGCACGTCGTCCCGCCGGAGTTCAAGGACGAGCCGGAACGCTACGTCGACCTCGTCATCGACGAGATCATCCCGGCGGCGACCGGCAAGGCGAAGTGGATCGACGTGTTCTGCGAAACCGGTGCCTTCACCGAGGATCAGACGCGGCGGATCATCGAAGCCGGCAAGTCCGCCGGCATGAAACCACGGTTGCACGCCAACCAGCTCACCGAGAGCGGGGCGCTCAAACTCGGCGCGGAACTCGGCTGCGTGTCCGTCGACCACGCCACCTTCGCCTCCGATGAGGACCTCGCCGTCCTCGCCGAGGCGGGCACCGTCGTCACCCTGCTGCCGAGCATCGAATTCTCCACCCGCCAGCCCTACCCCGACGCTCGCCGCTACGTCGATGCCGGGGTGTCGCTGGCGATCGCCACCGACTGCAATCCTGGCTCCGGGTTCTCCAACAGCATGCCTTTCGTCATCGCCATCGGCGTCCGCGACATGCACTTCACCGTCGAACAGGCGGTGTGGGCAGCGACCGCCGGAGGAGCCAACGCCCTGCAGCGCACCGACGTCGGCCACCTCGGTGTGGGAGCCCGCGCCGATCTGACCATCCTCGACGCCCCCAGCTATCGCCACCTGGCCTACCGGCCCGGTGTCCAGCTGGTCGAACGCGCCTATTCCGGCGGTGAGCTCATCGTCGACAACCGGCCCCGCGGCTGAACTTCATCCACGACTCAGACTTCACACTGACGCACTCACAGAAAGGCTCTTCATGACCACATCCATCGATCTCGACCCCGACACGCTCACCTTCGCCGAGGTGGTCGACGTTGCCCGCCACGACGTGAAGGTCTCCCTGTCCGAGGCCACCCTGGCCCGGGTGAACAAGTACCGCGAAGCCATCGACGCCCTCGCCCAGGCCGAGAAGCCCGTCTACGGAGTCTCCACCGGATTCGGGGCGCTCGCCCAGCGCCACATCCCCGCCGAGCTGCGCACCCAGCTGCAGAAATCCCTCATCCGCTCCCACGCCGCCGGCGTCGGCGAACCCGTCGAACGCGAGGTCGTGCGGGCGCTCATGCTGCTGCGCGCCCGCACCCTGGCCACGGGGCGCGCCGGCGTCCGCGCCGAAGTCCTCCAGACCTATGTCGATCTGCTCAACGCCGGTATCACCCCGGTCGTCCACGAGTACGGATCACTCGGCTGCTCCGGAGACCTCGCACCACTGTCGGCATGCGCCCTCGTCGTCATGGGTGAAGGAGTGGCCGAAGGACCCGACGGTGTGGCGGGACCGGCCGAGGAGATCCTCGCGAAGGCCGGAATCACCCCGGTCACCCTGGCCGAGAAGGAAGGCCTCGCCCTCGTCAACGGCACCGACGGCATGCTGGGCATGCTCATCATGGCGCTGACCGACCTGGAGAACCTGCTCACCGCCGTCGATGTGTCCGCGGCCATGAGCATCGAAGGACTCTTCGGCACCGACGCCGTCTTCGCCCCCGAGCTCCATTACGCGCTGCGTCCGCACGACGGTCAGGCCGCCTCGGCGGCGAACATGCTCGCCGCGCTCGCCGACTCCGGCATCACG
Protein-coding regions in this window:
- a CDS encoding MFS transporter: MSDSVNTAKRARKAGIASFIGTTIEWYDFYIYGTASALVFGHVFFPDTLPAGVGTLLSFVTMWAGFLARPLGGIIFGHFGDKYGRKKTLVVTLVMMGAASFLVGLLPGYATIGIAAPILLTGLRILQGIAVGGEWGGSVLIASENAPKGKGVLYSAFAQQGSPAGNLISSGMFFVLALMPTPQFLLFGWRIAFLASIFLIVIGLVIRLKLEEPENMKVVKQKDAVVKVPALEAIKKHWVLILLGAGALPLIQVTYLKTTFATAWATDSTHSWGYSSSTFLGIVTIALVVQFIVQPFGAIILDRVKDMRKAIFWIIVPEFVLMPLMFFAIELGHPGIALAAMAAATVPHSLFYAGIGGIIARAFPTRVRYTGISLAYQLCSMTVGGGTAAAAQWMYTSSGSIVPVAILSAGYALVSLVCTLILLNKTGWTASESSKAEAADEAEFAAARAAVKAERDADSKGVPGATASAPAADSADAVGTSDSVSAADTTGAGSESAPARAPVTP
- the hutI gene encoding imidazolonepropionase gives rise to the protein MQLITGISELVVNDLATLGELGVITDAALLIDDGRIIWSGSSAEADTAAGSHFGDGGRSLNDDDIANGEVTSANDLSGLETIDLGGKAVIPGFVDSHNHLIFAGDRSEEFAARMAGQKYSAGGIATTVAATRAASEAELEANLVHLLDQAKRQGTTTFEIKSGYGLTVADEIQALDIINRHTEESTLIAAHVVPPEFKDEPERYVDLVIDEIIPAATGKAKWIDVFCETGAFTEDQTRRIIEAGKSAGMKPRLHANQLTESGALKLGAELGCVSVDHATFASDEDLAVLAEAGTVVTLLPSIEFSTRQPYPDARRYVDAGVSLAIATDCNPGSGFSNSMPFVIAIGVRDMHFTVEQAVWAATAGGANALQRTDVGHLGVGARADLTILDAPSYRHLAYRPGVQLVERAYSGGELIVDNRPRG
- a CDS encoding CoA transferase — encoded protein: MSAGALAGITVVDLSRILGGPYCTQILADHGAEVIKVEPPAGDDTRTWGPPFVAPEVSSYFAGINRNKRMITLDLRTEAGQDALHGLLAGADVLVENFKTGTLAKWGLDPVSDIPDRYPHLVHASITGFGDDGPLGGRPGYDAIIQAMSGLMSVNGDASTGPMRIGMPAVDMVTGLNAAIGVLMALQERVTSGRGQRVETTLYDCGISVMHPHLPNFFGGGAVPKLSGNDHPNIAPYSAFATGAGQIFITAGNDGQFARLVDHLGAAELAEDPRFVDNAARLGNRDALRTELEALMVSASAEKLSEELMSIGVPAGPILDAAEVVKHPHTAHREMVVEMSDGYRGVASPIKLARTPASYRISPVQPVAGTGENVNVEPQAVREQAASV
- a CDS encoding acyl-CoA dehydrogenase family protein; protein product: MRETVPSPETTMTPVPDSHGIDRFADDRSLKDLLPLYLDEKLLAHLRPVFEDLGPRLGAELDDLAHDADNNPPVLKHRTRSGADQQSIEIHPAYRRLQEVAFGELGLAAMSHRPGVLGWDEPMPPIVKYLLVYLFTQAEFGLLCPVNMTDSLTRTLRKYGSPELVERFIGGLTSTDVDTLTQGAMFMTEQDAGSDVGRATTTAVDNGDGTWALTGEKWFCSNADAELAMVLARPEGAQPGIKGIGLFLLPRTLEDGSPNSMRIVRLKDKLGTKSMPSGEISLQGATAYLVGDIGRGFVQMADMVNSSRLSNAVRAAGLMRRAFGESKFICRNREAFGSTLSKLPLQRRQLAKIMTTTEQALSISLHTAAVFARADAGDAEAASVLRILTPLIKFRATRDARKVTADAMEIRGGVGYIEEYGDARVFRDSQLGSIWEGTSNIVALDVIRAAHRAGTLKPLFLHLETLIAEAADLPAAFRRQVQSLSSTLLHALENTPEGVEQARVRQLATATYNLVCASIMASEGARIGERRGDWSRIVIAALVLRHKLMPQNPLVPVVEDDAVLDALIDGVGMGRDDAFAAVEDILGEDGSGQSDEDGTARSGGSGQ
- the hutU gene encoding urocanate hydratase translates to MTTKPSFTQHDPSRVIRADRGTEITAKSWQTEAPKRMLMNNLDPEVAERPEDLVVYGGTGRAARSWEAYDAIVRTLDDLEDDETLLIQSGKPVGVMRTHEWAPRVLIANSNLVGDWANWEHFRELEAEGLMMYGQMTAGSWIYIATQGILQGTYETFGAIARKRFDGTLAGTLTITAGCGGMGGAQPLSVTLNGGACLIIDVDKTRLDRRKGKRYLDEVETDLDTALAKVIEAKKNKQALSVGLVGNAAEILPLILDRPEAPEVDIVTDQTSAHDPLSYLPVGVSVDDWHEEAEQDAEKFTIRAEESMAKHVKAMVEFQDRGAEVFDYGNSIRDEARKAGYDRAFEFPGFVPAYIRPLFCEGLGPFRWVALSGDPKDIEVTDQALKELFPDNEHLHTWLDAANEYVEFEGLPARICWLGYKERHQAGLLFNQLVAEGKISAPIVIGRDHLDSGSVASPYRETESMCDGTDAVADWPLLNALVNTSSGATWVSIHHGGGVGIGRSIHAGQVSVADGTELAAQKLARLLTNDPGMGVIRHVDAGYDRASEVAEERGQRVPMIPELDKRDEESAAQ
- a CDS encoding prevent-host-death protein, whose protein sequence is MTTEARNSYKSSELSRGSAEVFAAASDHPVVVTRRDAEPLVLMSERENRARNQLLEIAAQLIGVATRNDEVLTDFMTDQFPWMLALSEADRHECASEVLDAARASFSVGQAHLAASTLTSWRETAEALAAGLGSEPVDWLDNGAAVPRP
- a CDS encoding LysR family transcriptional regulator, which produces MAEPSLKRLQYFIALAEHGKFQLAADAVNISQPALSAELKRLEDFVGKPLFHRSPVTKLTAAGEALLPYAKSAVGAAHRFNEYAAAVNTGAPTSISIGTVATFLHRGLPQTITDFSATHPDILVTTEEATSAAQSDMLLGHDIDIACGHMPLQHPGVVCTPAARESFWLCAPAGSPITTIAEAVDSPFVIFRKSASPIYHDTVVGICRTHGFEPQIHHRTASWSAAVEMVAHGLGVSLVPSPVARSYHGDERLTFTRVGTRPNAPQAWITVRREDQSTLIGDLALALVIASESLADPVAD
- a CDS encoding NAD(P)-dependent oxidoreductase; its protein translation is MSTASILGEGEPGRSLAGRTILMSGGSRGIGLAIALRAARDGANVALLAKTAEPHPKLEGTIYTAAEQIEAAGGKALPIIGDVRSDDSVADSVAKTVETFGGIDIVVNNASAIDLSPVEDLPMKKFDLMNSINSRGSYLLATTALPHLKGSDTAHVLTLSPPLNLNPVWAGRHLGYTMAKYGMSLVTLGLAEEQREAGVAANSLWPRTTIATAAVNNLLGGEQLMARSRKPEIMAEAAWAILTSDPRKVTGNFFIDDEVLQAQGVTDFSVYAHDPSRPGSVGHGPDDLELDLFLDE